From Cellulomonas chengniuliangii, the proteins below share one genomic window:
- a CDS encoding AMP-binding protein: MQVEVDERRAARFRADGWWGDSSLADHWQRSLQSAPEALAVVDSRGARLTYGEVAERAAAIATFLRRSGVRPGDVVSIHLPSWAEFLCVNVACLNVGAVVNPVLTAYREAELRHVLTRCRSRVLVIPHEFRGNEYRATAARMLAELDSLAAVLVVGPVEEPGPCAPTPSDSEAWQTFDQVVGSCPPLPESDHTPGRGTDVAAVLFTSGSEARPKGVLLSHDNVIAGETAFARALGIDHTDRLFMPAPLGHATGYLHGLTLPFLVGGASVLLDVPTGPAALAMINAERCTCGMAAASVITCLLDSCPDTTSLTPELRFLCCGGSPVPRQLSRRALEHGVRLLSVYGSTESAPHALTTPDDPEERVVSTDGRPVAGVEVRVVDPATRQPVPPGVVGEEASRGPQVFLGYLGEPELTAAVLDADGWYYSGDLCTQDADGYLRIVGRCKDVIIRGGENISAAAVEAAVREHPGVRDAAVVAMPDRRLGEVVCAFVTTDDPRADPPLVTVASLRALFLANGLAKYKIPARVVVVDQLPLSPAGKVRKDELRARAAALAGTPPSPPGPAAQPPPMSHAPQNARR; this comes from the coding sequence ATGCAGGTGGAGGTCGACGAGCGCAGGGCCGCGCGGTTCCGCGCGGACGGGTGGTGGGGCGACTCCTCCCTCGCCGACCACTGGCAGCGCTCGCTCCAGTCCGCCCCCGAGGCCTTGGCCGTGGTGGACAGCCGGGGCGCCCGGCTGACCTACGGCGAGGTCGCGGAGCGGGCCGCGGCGATCGCCACCTTCCTGCGCAGGTCCGGGGTGCGGCCGGGCGACGTCGTGTCCATCCATCTGCCGTCCTGGGCCGAGTTCCTGTGCGTGAACGTCGCCTGCCTGAACGTGGGCGCGGTGGTCAACCCCGTGCTCACCGCCTACCGGGAGGCCGAGCTGCGCCACGTGCTGACGCGGTGCCGCAGCCGGGTGCTGGTGATCCCCCACGAGTTCCGTGGGAACGAGTACCGGGCCACCGCTGCACGCATGCTGGCCGAGCTCGACTCCCTGGCCGCCGTGCTGGTCGTCGGACCCGTGGAAGAGCCCGGCCCCTGCGCCCCCACACCCTCCGACAGCGAGGCGTGGCAGACCTTCGACCAGGTGGTCGGCTCATGCCCTCCCTTGCCCGAGTCCGACCACACGCCTGGCCGGGGCACGGACGTGGCCGCGGTGCTCTTCACCTCCGGCAGCGAGGCCCGGCCCAAGGGGGTGCTGCTCTCCCACGACAACGTGATCGCCGGCGAGACGGCGTTCGCGCGGGCGCTGGGCATCGACCACACCGACCGCTTGTTCATGCCGGCGCCGCTGGGGCACGCCACGGGCTACCTGCACGGGCTGACGCTGCCCTTCCTCGTCGGCGGCGCCTCCGTGCTGCTGGACGTGCCCACCGGCCCGGCCGCGCTGGCCATGATCAACGCGGAGCGCTGCACCTGCGGCATGGCGGCGGCCAGCGTCATCACGTGCCTGCTCGACTCCTGCCCCGACACCACCAGCCTGACCCCCGAGCTGCGCTTCCTGTGCTGCGGCGGCTCCCCCGTTCCCCGGCAGCTCTCCCGGCGGGCGCTCGAGCATGGCGTGCGGCTGCTGAGCGTCTACGGCTCGACCGAGAGCGCACCGCACGCCTTGACCACGCCCGACGATCCCGAGGAGCGCGTGGTGTCCACCGACGGCCGCCCGGTCGCCGGCGTCGAGGTGCGCGTCGTTGACCCCGCCACCCGACAGCCGGTCCCGCCCGGCGTCGTCGGCGAGGAGGCGTCCCGCGGCCCACAGGTGTTCCTCGGGTACCTCGGCGAGCCCGAGCTGACGGCCGCGGTGCTGGACGCGGACGGGTGGTATTACAGCGGGGACCTGTGCACCCAGGACGCCGACGGCTACCTGCGGATCGTCGGCCGGTGCAAGGACGTCATCATCCGCGGCGGCGAGAACATCTCCGCGGCCGCGGTCGAGGCCGCAGTCCGAGAGCATCCCGGGGTCCGTGACGCCGCCGTCGTGGCGATGCCCGACCGGCGCCTGGGCGAGGTGGTCTGCGCGTTCGTGACCACTGACGACCCGAGGGCCGACCCACCGCTGGTGACGGTGGCGAGCCTGCGCGCGCTCTTCCTGGCGAACGGCCTGGCCAAGTACAAGATCCCCGCGCGGGTGGTGGTCGTGGACCAGCTCCCGCTCAGCCCTGCAGGAAAGGTCCGCAAGGACGAGTTGCGCGCGCGGGCCGCGGCCCTGGCCGGGACGCCCCCGTCACCTCCGGGGCCTGCCGCACAGCCTCCCCCGATGTCACACGCACCGCAGAACGCTCGACGGTGA
- a CDS encoding ferredoxin family protein: MTRKSVDELLATTRFETDEHNAHIVIDPQACRTCPSDRACVTSCPAQRYVWDEAADQMRFDHVGCLECGNCRLVCERLRLGAEGYSWNYPATGAGVSYRQG; encoded by the coding sequence ATGACCCGCAAGTCAGTCGACGAGCTGCTCGCCACCACACGCTTCGAGACCGATGAGCACAACGCGCACATCGTGATCGACCCGCAGGCCTGCCGCACGTGCCCCTCCGACCGGGCGTGCGTGACGTCCTGCCCGGCCCAGCGCTACGTGTGGGACGAGGCGGCCGACCAGATGCGGTTCGACCACGTCGGCTGCCTGGAGTGCGGCAACTGCCGCTTGGTCTGCGAGCGGCTGCGCCTCGGCGCGGAGGGCTACTCGTGGAACTACCCCGCGACAGGCGCCGGCGTCAGCTACCGGCAGGGCTGA
- a CDS encoding FAD-dependent oxidoreductase, whose product MADEDAFDAIVVGGGFAGLAAAYRLAQADKSVLVVERGQVCGAKNLTGGRIYAYALQALLGDRWREAPVQREVKREIISLLTEQDAVNVDSTLTSVEEESYTVLAAPLLAWLAEQAEEAGAMIVTETTVDGLIIRDGRVCGVTTGDEQLEASVVIDCEGINPLLLERAGLIRPLDPHDVAVGAKFVFGMPAAEVEQRFGVQPGEGAALLGMGDPTHGVFGGVFAYTNNESVSLGLVVDSAAWAKSGRSLLATAQDLQEHPALRRYVGDAELLEYGAHLVYEGGYDTLPQMSGDGWLICGDAAGLCLNRGFTIRGMDYAVMSGIAAADTVVEAVEAGDTGPTGLAGYRRRLDEGLLQDFRTLRGGHAWMSGTPDLFTVYPKLAVDLMTDLYHVGAEPVRPVGSTVWRTARKVRKPFSTARSLLKGMKTL is encoded by the coding sequence ATGGCTGACGAGGACGCGTTCGACGCGATCGTGGTCGGCGGCGGGTTCGCGGGACTGGCGGCCGCCTACCGGCTGGCGCAGGCGGACAAGTCCGTGCTGGTGGTGGAGCGCGGGCAGGTCTGCGGCGCGAAGAACCTGACCGGCGGGCGGATCTACGCCTACGCCCTGCAAGCCCTGCTGGGCGACCGGTGGCGCGAGGCGCCCGTCCAGCGCGAGGTGAAGCGAGAGATCATCTCGCTGCTCACCGAGCAGGACGCCGTCAACGTCGACTCCACGCTCACGAGCGTCGAGGAGGAGTCGTACACCGTGCTCGCCGCCCCGCTCCTGGCCTGGCTCGCGGAGCAGGCCGAGGAGGCGGGCGCGATGATCGTCACCGAGACCACGGTCGACGGCCTGATCATCCGCGACGGGCGCGTCTGCGGCGTCACCACGGGCGACGAACAACTCGAGGCGAGCGTCGTCATCGACTGCGAGGGGATCAACCCCCTGCTCCTCGAGCGTGCCGGTCTGATCCGGCCGCTCGACCCGCACGACGTCGCGGTCGGGGCCAAGTTCGTGTTCGGGATGCCGGCCGCGGAGGTCGAGCAGCGGTTTGGAGTCCAGCCCGGCGAGGGCGCCGCGCTGCTCGGCATGGGCGACCCCACCCACGGGGTGTTCGGCGGCGTCTTCGCCTACACCAACAACGAGTCCGTCTCCCTCGGGCTCGTGGTGGACTCCGCGGCGTGGGCGAAGTCCGGCCGGTCGCTGCTGGCGACCGCGCAGGACCTCCAGGAGCACCCGGCCCTGCGCCGTTACGTCGGCGACGCCGAGCTCCTCGAGTACGGCGCGCACCTCGTGTACGAGGGCGGATACGACACGCTGCCCCAGATGTCCGGAGACGGCTGGCTCATCTGCGGCGACGCGGCCGGGCTGTGCCTCAACCGCGGCTTCACCATCCGCGGCATGGACTACGCCGTGATGAGCGGCATCGCCGCGGCGGACACGGTCGTCGAGGCGGTCGAGGCAGGCGACACCGGGCCGACCGGGCTCGCCGGCTACCGGCGCCGGCTCGACGAGGGGCTGCTGCAGGACTTCCGCACGTTGCGTGGCGGCCACGCGTGGATGTCGGGCACGCCCGACCTGTTCACCGTCTACCCGAAGCTCGCCGTGGACCTCATGACCGACCTCTACCACGTCGGCGCCGAGCCGGTGCGCCCGGTCGGCTCGACCGTCTGGCGCACCGCGCGCAAGGTGCGCAAGCCGTTCTCGACCGCCCGATCGCTGCTGAAGGGGATGAAGACGCTATGA
- a CDS encoding acyl-CoA dehydrogenase family protein gives MYTEEQAELIEMVRDFIWKEVAPHVAAQDEAGEVPADFYESAFEMGLHMLEIPEEFGGGGLDFQTTAMVFEELGKVDAGYAITLVSTFVALRNVILAGTPEQAKLFADVIAPGGLGAFVLSEPQAGSDAAAIRTTAVRDGDEYVLNGTKTWITNGGIAKIYAVLAKTDPDAGHKGISCFIVETDRPGVSWGTHENKSGLRTSNTCDVVFDQVRVPASHLVGAEGAGFGIAMRGLDFSRAFMPTICVGMMQRALDEAVKYAQERRQFGKRIIEFELVQKLLADMAAQTEAARCLVQNTMRLMDEGRSVAKEGAITKMLVTDMLQDVASKAIQVMGGNGYTKEYPVEKIFRDAKVFQIMEGTNEIQALVIGKALDREYA, from the coding sequence ATGTACACCGAGGAGCAGGCCGAGCTCATCGAGATGGTCCGCGACTTCATCTGGAAGGAGGTCGCCCCGCACGTCGCCGCGCAGGACGAGGCCGGTGAGGTCCCCGCCGACTTCTACGAGTCCGCGTTCGAGATGGGCCTGCACATGCTGGAGATCCCCGAGGAGTTCGGGGGCGGCGGCCTGGACTTCCAGACCACCGCGATGGTCTTCGAGGAGCTCGGGAAGGTCGACGCCGGCTACGCGATCACCCTGGTCTCGACCTTCGTGGCCCTGCGCAATGTCATCCTCGCGGGGACGCCCGAGCAGGCGAAGCTCTTCGCCGACGTGATCGCCCCGGGAGGGCTGGGCGCGTTCGTGCTGAGCGAGCCCCAGGCCGGCTCCGACGCGGCGGCGATCCGGACCACCGCGGTGCGCGACGGTGACGAGTACGTCCTCAACGGCACCAAGACGTGGATCACCAACGGCGGCATCGCCAAGATCTACGCCGTGCTGGCCAAGACGGACCCGGACGCCGGCCACAAGGGCATCTCCTGCTTCATCGTCGAGACCGACCGTCCCGGCGTGTCCTGGGGCACACACGAGAACAAGTCCGGCCTGCGCACGTCCAACACGTGCGACGTGGTCTTCGACCAGGTGCGCGTCCCGGCCTCCCACCTGGTGGGCGCCGAGGGCGCCGGCTTCGGGATCGCGATGCGCGGCCTGGACTTCTCCCGGGCGTTCATGCCCACGATCTGCGTCGGCATGATGCAGCGCGCCCTCGACGAGGCCGTGAAGTACGCGCAGGAGCGTCGTCAGTTCGGCAAGCGCATCATCGAGTTCGAGCTGGTCCAGAAGCTGCTCGCCGACATGGCGGCGCAGACCGAGGCCGCGCGCTGCCTGGTCCAGAACACCATGCGCCTGATGGACGAGGGCCGGTCCGTGGCCAAGGAGGGCGCCATCACCAAGATGCTCGTCACCGACATGCTGCAGGACGTCGCGAGCAAGGCCATCCAGGTCATGGGCGGCAACGGCTACACCAAGGAGTACCCGGTCGAGAAGATCTTCCGCGACGCCAAGGTCTTCCAGATCATGGAGGGCACCAACGAGATCCAGGCCCTCGTCATCGGCAAGGCCCTCGACCGCGAGTACGCGTAA
- a CDS encoding CaiB/BaiF CoA transferase family protein, with product MQPLAGVKVVDMTAFLAAPTTPRIMGEWGADVIKVEPPRGDPGRTQGTVFGTPCTDDENPGFDMANMNKRFVTVDLRQPRGREVMDRLLADADVFVTSTRVRSLAKLGYDYDTLRERFPRLVMAQVLGFGENGPLKDAAGFDMTTYMSRAGVLATTRDSSSRPMLPPSGYGDFQVSFVLLAGVLAALHQREQTGHGDYVTANLFHSGVFMLNQAMVAAQYGATYPKNRREVINPFNNTYLGSDSGLMALCAPEYDRDFDKVMRLIGRDDLVGDPVLGVCTAVNETGRNGEVVDILDEAFATRPAEHWLALFGEHDVPMAKCQLPQDVYSDPQAIANDVLRTLTYPNGAERMLPTNPVRFRGQGDPALRLSRPQGADTPEVLAELGYDAADIAALLAEGAVHAAARD from the coding sequence ATGCAGCCGTTGGCCGGAGTCAAGGTCGTCGACATGACCGCGTTCCTGGCCGCGCCCACCACCCCCCGGATCATGGGCGAGTGGGGCGCGGACGTCATCAAGGTCGAGCCACCGCGCGGCGACCCGGGCCGGACCCAGGGCACGGTCTTCGGCACGCCCTGCACCGATGACGAGAACCCCGGCTTCGACATGGCGAACATGAACAAGCGGTTCGTCACCGTCGACCTGCGCCAGCCCCGCGGCCGCGAGGTGATGGACCGCCTGCTCGCCGACGCCGACGTCTTCGTGACCAGCACGCGGGTGCGCTCCCTCGCCAAGCTGGGCTACGACTACGACACGCTGCGCGAGCGCTTCCCGCGGCTCGTGATGGCCCAGGTGCTCGGCTTCGGCGAGAACGGGCCCCTCAAGGACGCCGCCGGCTTCGACATGACCACCTACATGTCCCGCGCGGGCGTGCTCGCCACGACCCGCGACTCCAGCAGCCGTCCCATGCTCCCCCCGAGCGGCTACGGGGACTTCCAGGTCTCGTTCGTCCTGCTCGCCGGCGTTCTGGCCGCCCTGCACCAGCGCGAGCAGACCGGCCACGGCGACTACGTCACCGCCAACCTGTTCCACTCGGGCGTCTTCATGCTCAACCAGGCGATGGTCGCCGCCCAGTACGGCGCGACCTACCCGAAGAACCGCCGCGAGGTCATCAACCCCTTCAACAACACGTACCTCGGCTCCGACTCCGGCTTGATGGCCCTGTGCGCCCCCGAGTACGACCGGGACTTCGACAAGGTCATGCGGCTCATCGGACGCGACGACCTCGTCGGCGACCCCGTGCTGGGCGTGTGCACCGCCGTCAACGAGACCGGCCGCAACGGCGAGGTGGTCGACATCCTCGACGAGGCCTTCGCGACGAGGCCCGCCGAGCACTGGCTTGCCCTGTTCGGCGAGCACGACGTGCCGATGGCGAAGTGCCAGCTGCCGCAGGACGTCTACTCCGACCCGCAGGCCATCGCCAACGACGTGCTGCGCACCCTCACCTACCCCAACGGCGCGGAGCGGATGCTGCCGACGAACCCGGTGCGCTTCCGCGGCCAGGGCGACCCGGCATTGCGGCTGTCCCGCCCCCAGGGCGCCGACACCCCCGAGGTTCTGGCCGAACTCGGCTACGACGCGGCCGACATCGCGGCGCTGCTGGCCGAGGGCGCCGTGCACGCGGCCGCCCGGGACTGA
- a CDS encoding acyl-CoA dehydrogenase family protein, whose translation MLDHKPVDDEEFQAYLQEIRELAEGPFDEMQKEIEHTNVFPDEFFELAKKHNLYRFYMPVEHGGWGLSTKQIFQVQEEFSRGPGGMRMHLHHAAGLNWRIMDDFGQDELKSWAMPRFQDKTLFVNFALTEEEAGSGADIKTTAVRDGDEWVINGEKTLISHTDCSDGTYLITLTDPTADKDSRLTAFFVPTDAPGYEIVEMEHMMGCRGAGHAGLRFTDCRVPDKYRLGEVGEGYHVAMFSLGLSRAHIADSNLGMAQRMLEISIARAKDRVTFGKKLATRQEIQHMIAESGTHIYALRQMVHDTADRYDRGEEADTYAAMCKLFSIRTVKLVSDNMLEILGGIGYFENCAYGPVERLYRDCRAMWLEEGPPTVQRITAARGLIANDGYTF comes from the coding sequence ATGTTGGATCACAAGCCGGTCGACGACGAAGAGTTCCAGGCCTATCTGCAGGAGATCCGCGAGCTGGCCGAAGGCCCGTTCGACGAGATGCAGAAGGAGATCGAGCACACCAACGTCTTCCCCGACGAGTTCTTCGAGCTCGCCAAGAAGCACAACCTGTACCGGTTCTACATGCCCGTCGAGCACGGCGGCTGGGGTCTGTCGACCAAGCAGATCTTCCAGGTCCAGGAGGAGTTCTCGCGCGGCCCCGGCGGCATGCGCATGCACCTGCACCACGCTGCCGGTCTCAACTGGCGCATCATGGACGACTTCGGCCAGGACGAGCTCAAGAGCTGGGCCATGCCCCGCTTCCAGGACAAGACCCTCTTCGTCAACTTCGCGCTGACCGAGGAGGAGGCCGGCTCCGGCGCCGACATCAAGACGACGGCGGTCCGCGACGGCGACGAGTGGGTCATCAACGGCGAGAAGACCCTCATCTCGCACACGGACTGCTCCGACGGCACCTACCTCATCACGCTGACCGACCCCACGGCCGACAAGGACAGCCGCCTCACGGCGTTCTTCGTCCCCACCGACGCTCCGGGCTACGAGATCGTCGAGATGGAGCACATGATGGGCTGCCGTGGCGCCGGCCACGCAGGCCTGCGGTTCACGGACTGCCGGGTGCCCGACAAGTACCGCCTCGGCGAGGTCGGCGAGGGCTACCACGTCGCGATGTTCTCCCTGGGCCTGTCCCGGGCGCACATCGCCGACTCCAACCTCGGCATGGCCCAGCGCATGCTGGAGATCTCGATTGCTCGTGCCAAGGACCGCGTGACCTTCGGCAAGAAGCTGGCCACCCGCCAGGAGATCCAGCACATGATCGCCGAGTCGGGCACGCACATCTACGCGCTGCGCCAGATGGTCCACGACACCGCGGACCGCTACGACCGCGGCGAGGAGGCCGACACCTACGCGGCCATGTGCAAGCTCTTCTCGATCCGCACCGTCAAGCTCGTCTCGGACAACATGCTCGAGATCCTCGGCGGCATCGGCTACTTCGAGAACTGCGCCTACGGCCCGGTCGAGCGCCTGTACCGCGACTGCCGCGCGATGTGGCTCGAGGAGGGCCCCCCCACCGTGCAGCGCATCACGGCCGCGCGTGGGCTCATCGCGAACGACGGATACACCTTCTGA